A single genomic interval of Deinococcota bacterium harbors:
- a CDS encoding DUF433 domain-containing protein codes for MPSKARGVRVPEVLEREIQREADQRGKSWSATTMELLTESLRMRRVPGIAFVDGTSGRRAVIAGTGLDVWEIIAAWKAGNESFRGLKDNYPWLTEEQLRVALGYYELFPQEIEARLERERWWTPERLRQELPFAVLKKGPFKAEVQRS; via the coding sequence ATGCCGAGTAAAGCCAGAGGTGTCCGTGTGCCGGAGGTCTTGGAGCGTGAGATCCAACGTGAAGCGGATCAGCGAGGCAAGTCCTGGTCGGCAACGACGATGGAATTGCTGACGGAGTCACTTCGCATGCGCCGCGTCCCAGGGATTGCCTTCGTCGACGGCACCAGCGGACGCAGAGCGGTCATCGCGGGCACAGGTCTGGATGTGTGGGAGATTATCGCCGCCTGGAAAGCGGGCAATGAGAGTTTTCGCGGCCTGAAAGACAACTACCCTTGGTTGACGGAGGAGCAACTCCGCGTCGCACTTGGCTATTATGAACTCTTTCCGCAAGAGATCGAGGCGCGGCTCGAGCGGGAGAGGTGGTGGACACCCGAACGTCTCAGGCAGGAGTTGCCCTTTGCCGTGTTAAAGAAGGGCCCATTCAAGGCTGAAGTGCAACGATCCTGA